One stretch of Candidatus Bathyarchaeia archaeon DNA includes these proteins:
- a CDS encoding aspartate/glutamate racemase family protein, giving the protein MTMPRLGVILPSSNTTVETEFSAALQGSQISLHTTRIPLRDVTVKGLSAMEKETQAAAELLKDADVDAVVFACTSGSLIKGVGHDAALAEKIGKVTGRPVVVTSRAVVDALSDVGAQRISVATPYLEEVNRKEVEFLEKSGFEVVNLRSFNLKSNLDIGRLTAEDAAVLARSANSDFAEALFVSCTNFATFEALTELEEELQKPVVSSNSATLWASLKALDSSFKPQLGRLFEVFRFHS; this is encoded by the coding sequence ATGACTATGCCGCGTTTAGGCGTTATCTTGCCGTCTTCAAACACTACCGTCGAAACCGAATTCTCCGCCGCCCTTCAAGGCAGCCAAATCAGCCTGCACACCACCCGCATCCCCCTGCGCGACGTAACCGTCAAAGGACTCTCAGCCATGGAGAAAGAAACCCAAGCCGCCGCGGAACTCCTAAAAGACGCAGACGTGGACGCGGTTGTGTTTGCTTGCACGTCGGGTAGCCTCATCAAAGGCGTGGGGCATGACGCCGCCCTTGCGGAGAAAATTGGGAAAGTGACTGGTCGTCCTGTGGTGGTGACTTCGCGCGCCGTGGTTGACGCCCTCAGCGATGTTGGGGCTCAACGCATCTCTGTTGCTACGCCTTATTTGGAGGAGGTGAACAGGAAGGAAGTGGAGTTTTTGGAGAAAAGCGGCTTTGAAGTGGTGAACTTGCGTTCGTTTAACTTGAAGAGCAACCTTGACATTGGCAGGTTAACCGCTGAGGACGCGGCGGTGCTTGCTCGAAGCGCCAACTCTGACTTCGCCGAAGCCCTCTTTGTCAGCTGCACCAACTTTGCCACGTTTGAGGCTTTGACGGAGCTGGAGGAGGAACTGCAAAAGCCAGTGGTCAGCAGCAACTCCGCAACGCTGTGGGCGAGCCTAAAGGCGTTGGACAGCAGTTTTAAGCCGCAATTGGGACGGCTGTTTGAAGTTTTCAGGTTTCACTCTTAA
- a CDS encoding adenylosuccinate synthetase translates to MPCKVIVGAFWGDEGKGKIISYLALKDNLDFCVRTGSVNAAHTVWFEGKKYALHMVPAAFVNPKTRLLVAAGANVHVAKFFEELELTKVQGRVAIDMNASIIEEKHSAADKASAVNKGIGTTGWGVGPAIEERVRRTARLAKDLPELNPYLADTITEINDGIDQDKQVLLEGTQGFMLSLFLGGDYPYVTGRDTGASAIASEAGVGPTRVDDVLIVYKSFITRVGAGPLPGEISRDDALSRGWFEVAAGTGRERRSAPFDFDLAKKTARINGATQAALTKLDVLFPECQGKRSFDDLSDRAKAFVKEVEARTGVPVTLIGTGPDALDIVDRR, encoded by the coding sequence ATGCCATGCAAAGTTATTGTCGGCGCATTTTGGGGCGATGAAGGCAAAGGAAAAATCATCAGCTACCTCGCCCTCAAAGATAACCTTGATTTTTGTGTACGAACGGGCTCCGTTAACGCTGCGCATACCGTTTGGTTCGAAGGCAAAAAATATGCCTTGCACATGGTTCCAGCAGCGTTTGTAAACCCAAAAACCCGTCTGCTTGTCGCGGCAGGCGCAAATGTTCATGTCGCCAAGTTTTTTGAAGAACTGGAACTAACCAAAGTTCAGGGCCGCGTCGCAATCGACATGAACGCATCAATAATTGAGGAAAAACATAGTGCTGCTGACAAAGCCAGCGCCGTTAACAAAGGGATAGGCACCACCGGTTGGGGTGTAGGACCCGCAATAGAAGAACGCGTAAGGCGCACGGCAAGACTTGCAAAGGACCTTCCCGAGCTTAACCCGTACCTCGCTGACACCATAACTGAAATTAACGACGGCATTGACCAAGACAAACAAGTTCTGCTGGAAGGTACACAAGGCTTTATGCTCTCCCTATTCTTAGGCGGTGACTACCCATACGTGACGGGGCGCGACACAGGTGCTTCAGCAATCGCTTCCGAAGCAGGCGTCGGACCCACCCGTGTGGATGATGTGCTCATTGTTTACAAGAGCTTTATAACTCGCGTCGGAGCTGGACCCTTACCAGGCGAAATCAGCCGAGACGACGCACTTTCACGGGGTTGGTTCGAAGTTGCCGCAGGAACTGGCCGCGAGCGTCGCAGTGCTCCTTTCGATTTTGATTTAGCCAAAAAAACCGCGCGAATTAACGGGGCAACTCAAGCTGCTTTAACAAAACTTGATGTGCTCTTCCCTGAATGTCAAGGGAAACGAAGTTTTGATGACCTTTCGGATAGGGCAAAAGCGTTTGTTAAAGAAGTTGAGGCTCGAACGGGTGTGCCTGTGACCTTAATTGGCACGGGACCTGATGCGTTGGACATCGTTGACCGCCGTTAA
- a CDS encoding PadR family transcriptional regulator, with the protein MKFEPECRCSIRERVLKAFLDLVIIRLLAQHSMSGYEINKAITKQTGIMLNPSTIYSKLYALEKQGQAGYVMGRSGKIYSLTEQGQQTMKKMPVILVEINESVKDLLINQKTAGKRKRITLTEEQLEQHIL; encoded by the coding sequence GTGAAGTTCGAACCTGAGTGCAGGTGCAGCATTCGGGAAAGAGTCCTGAAAGCCTTCTTAGACTTGGTAATTATTCGGCTGCTAGCACAGCATTCCATGAGCGGCTACGAAATAAACAAAGCCATAACCAAGCAAACCGGAATCATGCTCAACCCAAGCACCATCTACTCCAAACTCTACGCATTAGAAAAACAAGGACAAGCAGGCTATGTTATGGGCAGGTCAGGAAAAATCTACAGCCTAACAGAGCAAGGACAACAAACCATGAAGAAGATGCCTGTCATACTTGTGGAAATTAATGAATCCGTCAAGGATTTGCTGATAAACCAAAAAACTGCAGGTAAGAGAAAAAGGATAACGCTTACCGAGGAACAATTAGAACAGCACATTCTGTGA
- the hcp gene encoding hydroxylamine reductase translates to MFCWQCEQTAQGKGCSTFGVCGKSPDVACLQDLLIYLLRGTSQIAVEAKRVGVADEQTDLFIAEAAFATLTNVNFDPDDLINRYIKKTLELREDLKAKVKAAGGKIDFQGAATLIPEETLEGMVKQGKQVGIQADSADNPDLQGLHWLLIYGIKGVAAYAYHAYHLGKKDPTVFEFIEQGLAATLDKSLGVNDFVGLALKCGEINIRAMELLDAGHTETYGHPVPTKVPLGHKKGKALLVSGHDLMDLDALLKQTEGKGITVYTHGEMLPAHGYPQLKKYPHFYGHYGTAWQNQIREFPQFPGAILMTTNCIQKPAENYKDNIFTAGPVGWPEVTHIPDRDFTPVIEKALAMPGFPDDVEGKSVMVGFARNAVLGVADAVVGAVKQGKIRHFFLVGGCDGAKPGRSYYTEFVEKAPKDTVILTLACGKFRFFDKDLGEIGGIPRLLDIGQCNDAYSAVVIAQALAKAFNVSLNELPLSMILSWYEQKACAILLSLLYLGVKNIRLGPSLPAFITPNVLQVLVDNFNIMPIKTADEDLKAILG, encoded by the coding sequence ATGTTCTGTTGGCAATGTGAACAAACCGCCCAAGGCAAAGGCTGCTCCACCTTTGGCGTATGCGGCAAATCCCCTGACGTAGCCTGCCTCCAAGACCTCCTAATTTACCTGCTTCGAGGAACAAGCCAAATCGCCGTGGAAGCAAAAAGAGTCGGCGTAGCAGACGAACAAACCGACCTCTTCATAGCTGAAGCCGCCTTCGCAACCCTAACCAACGTCAACTTTGACCCAGACGACCTCATAAACCGCTACATCAAAAAAACCCTCGAGTTACGCGAAGACCTCAAAGCGAAGGTCAAGGCTGCAGGAGGAAAAATCGACTTCCAAGGCGCCGCAACCCTCATCCCCGAAGAGACCCTGGAAGGCATGGTTAAGCAGGGCAAACAAGTCGGCATCCAGGCAGACTCAGCCGACAACCCCGACCTGCAAGGGCTTCACTGGCTGCTCATCTACGGCATCAAAGGCGTCGCAGCCTACGCATACCACGCCTACCACTTAGGCAAAAAAGACCCCACAGTCTTCGAATTCATCGAACAAGGACTCGCCGCAACACTGGACAAATCTTTAGGCGTAAACGACTTTGTGGGTTTAGCCCTAAAATGCGGCGAAATCAACATCCGCGCCATGGAGCTCCTCGACGCAGGACACACCGAAACCTACGGACACCCAGTCCCAACCAAAGTGCCTCTGGGACACAAAAAAGGCAAAGCCCTTCTCGTCTCAGGACACGACCTTATGGACTTGGATGCGCTTCTGAAACAGACTGAAGGCAAAGGCATCACCGTCTACACGCACGGCGAAATGCTCCCTGCCCACGGCTACCCCCAACTCAAAAAGTACCCCCACTTCTACGGACACTACGGCACCGCATGGCAAAACCAAATCCGCGAATTCCCCCAATTCCCCGGCGCCATTCTCATGACCACCAACTGCATCCAAAAACCCGCCGAAAACTACAAAGACAACATCTTCACCGCTGGACCCGTCGGCTGGCCAGAAGTGACGCATATCCCCGACAGAGACTTCACCCCCGTAATAGAAAAAGCCCTCGCCATGCCCGGCTTTCCTGACGATGTGGAAGGCAAATCTGTAATGGTGGGCTTTGCCCGGAACGCCGTTCTCGGAGTAGCAGACGCGGTGGTGGGCGCAGTCAAGCAAGGCAAAATCCGACACTTCTTTCTGGTGGGCGGCTGTGACGGCGCAAAACCTGGACGCAGCTACTACACCGAATTCGTCGAGAAAGCTCCCAAAGACACCGTTATCCTAACGTTGGCATGCGGCAAATTCCGCTTCTTTGACAAAGACCTTGGTGAAATTGGCGGAATTCCAAGACTGCTGGATATTGGGCAATGCAACGACGCCTACTCAGCAGTTGTAATTGCGCAGGCGCTGGCAAAAGCCTTCAACGTAAGCTTAAACGAGCTGCCTTTGTCGATGATTCTGTCATGGTACGAACAGAAAGCATGCGCCATTCTACTATCCCTGCTGTATTTGGGCGTTAAAAACATCCGCCTTGGCCCCAGCCTACCCGCATTCATTACACCAAACGTGCTGCAAGTGCTTGTGGACAACTTCAACATCATGCCCATAAAAACCGCCGACGAAGACCTCAAAGCCATCTTGGGCTAA
- a CDS encoding serine hydroxymethyltransferase, translating to MEDFYDLFLKLTEATRNHEEYRDQKCINMIASEGIKSPAVKEMQAAASDLEGRYAEGDNDLQGHVKKRYYQGQKYMSPIEDYATDLMKSLFGCNWADTRLVSGTHANLATFKGLSLATKNRKMVVTPLSCGAHISHDYTGLAGAVLGIENISHVYNIDEMNIDVDRSADVIRSAKPGIVTFGGSLFLFPHPIKELKEVCDEVGAYVAYDASHVLGLIAGKQFQDPLREGADFITSSTHKTFPGPQGGVVMGNTDGARLDKAVKKIQYAIFPLSASSTHLGRLPALGVAALEMKLFGEELAAQIVKNAQTAGQYLYENGVKVLCEHKGFTRSHQIAVDIRAFGGGNKIAQDLEDANIICNKNLLPYDDQSSKGDPSGLRIGFQDVTRRGFKEGDIKHLCDLMLQVIKGKRKPAEVQKDVTALRQEFVGVKFGFQSAQEALDYIKKA from the coding sequence ATGGAAGATTTCTACGACCTCTTTCTGAAACTAACAGAAGCCACCCGTAACCATGAAGAATACCGCGACCAAAAATGCATAAACATGATTGCCAGCGAAGGCATCAAATCGCCCGCCGTCAAAGAAATGCAAGCCGCAGCGTCAGATTTGGAGGGCAGGTACGCGGAAGGCGACAACGACCTGCAGGGACACGTCAAAAAACGTTACTACCAAGGTCAAAAGTACATGTCGCCCATCGAGGACTACGCCACGGACCTCATGAAGAGCCTGTTTGGCTGCAACTGGGCAGACACCCGCTTGGTTTCAGGCACCCACGCAAACCTCGCCACGTTCAAGGGGTTAAGTTTGGCGACGAAGAACCGCAAAATGGTCGTCACCCCACTCAGCTGCGGTGCCCACATCAGCCATGACTACACGGGCTTAGCAGGAGCCGTTTTGGGCATAGAAAACATCAGCCACGTCTATAACATTGACGAAATGAACATCGACGTTGACCGCTCCGCCGACGTCATCCGCTCCGCTAAACCAGGCATCGTCACGTTTGGCGGCAGCCTCTTCTTGTTCCCCCACCCCATCAAGGAGCTTAAGGAGGTCTGCGACGAAGTAGGCGCGTACGTTGCCTACGACGCCTCCCACGTTCTGGGGTTGATTGCGGGCAAGCAGTTCCAAGACCCCCTCCGCGAAGGAGCAGACTTCATCACCAGCTCCACCCACAAAACCTTCCCGGGTCCACAGGGCGGCGTTGTTATGGGCAACACGGATGGAGCTCGGCTGGATAAGGCGGTGAAGAAAATCCAGTACGCCATCTTCCCCCTCAGCGCCTCCAGCACACATCTGGGCAGGCTTCCAGCGTTGGGCGTTGCCGCGTTGGAGATGAAGCTGTTTGGTGAGGAGCTTGCGGCGCAGATTGTTAAGAACGCGCAGACGGCGGGGCAGTACCTGTACGAGAACGGCGTTAAAGTTCTCTGTGAACACAAAGGATTCACCCGCAGCCACCAAATCGCCGTAGACATCCGAGCGTTTGGCGGCGGCAACAAAATCGCCCAAGACCTCGAAGACGCCAACATCATCTGCAACAAGAACCTGCTGCCCTACGACGACCAAAGCAGCAAAGGCGACCCCTCAGGCTTGCGCATAGGCTTCCAAGACGTAACCCGCAGGGGCTTCAAGGAAGGCGACATCAAGCACCTCTGCGACCTCATGCTACAAGTAATCAAGGGCAAACGCAAACCTGCCGAAGTGCAAAAAGACGTTACGGCATTGCGTCAAGAGTTTGTGGGCGTAAAGTTTGGGTTCCAAAGCGCCCAAGAAGCCCTAGACTACATTAAAAAAGCATAA
- a CDS encoding Kelch repeat-containing protein: MLRKNWGAVCFLAAFSLTFTLLAAPLTSANPWVIFSEVEPIPDTVPPSIELLSPQNNTIYHSASIPFSFNTSKPQQPLPVDAGVASISYAIDGYLPKSIYYCTHYPPPGVDHYSYSETLNFTQGNHSLTVYSLGVVLPGNRTMFWTGNNSTVYFTLDLTPETTNTTTASEDSWKTKAAYQASRYAVSLAVANGKIYALGGCLFIQGGVPCDFNQEYDPLADIWVTRKAMPSMRGGTGVAVNEGEIYVFGGSWFLSGSGTNSVWVYNPTVDTWNTSKTPMPTERYGMDANAVDGKIYLMGGTSNEAIRINNGLTYEVTNTTQVYDVATDTWITKAPMPTPVTDYASAVVDGKIYIIGGLTRAANSTKLSLVNVTQIYDAKTDTWQLGAPIPNAVSGLSAAATSSVMVPKRIYVVGKGFNQVYDPAEDNWTLATPMQRTNRMENFADVVVTCVDDQLYAVGGVFKGENGTYYSVNDQYTPIGYSGTGSSPLVSTSKPSEASVLASPNPSLAASPSPTVPEFSPLAVLIVAAAVGSAAFALRRGQH; the protein is encoded by the coding sequence ATGCTCAGGAAAAACTGGGGCGCAGTTTGCTTTTTGGCAGCCTTTTCCCTAACCTTTACCCTCTTGGCTGCACCATTGACATCTGCTAACCCATGGGTCATCTTCAGCGAAGTAGAACCTATTCCCGACACGGTTCCACCCAGCATCGAGCTTCTGAGCCCCCAAAACAACACAATCTACCACTCCGCCAGCATCCCGTTTAGCTTCAACACCAGTAAACCCCAGCAGCCATTGCCCGTTGATGCGGGGGTGGCAAGCATCAGCTACGCCATCGACGGCTATCTTCCCAAAAGTATCTATTACTGCACACATTATCCACCACCAGGCGTAGACCACTACAGCTACTCCGAAACCCTAAACTTCACCCAAGGCAACCACAGCCTAACCGTCTACTCTTTGGGCGTTGTGCTGCCGGGAAACCGCACGATGTTTTGGACAGGAAACAACTCAACCGTCTACTTCACCTTAGACCTGACACCTGAAACCACAAACACAACCACGGCTTCGGAGGATTCATGGAAGACAAAAGCAGCCTATCAAGCATCAAGATACGCGGTAAGTCTCGCAGTAGCTAACGGCAAAATTTACGCTTTAGGCGGTTGCCTGTTTATTCAAGGCGGCGTTCCATGCGACTTCAATCAAGAATACGACCCCCTCGCGGATATTTGGGTCACCAGAAAAGCAATGCCCAGCATGAGAGGAGGCACAGGCGTAGCCGTTAACGAGGGGGAAATTTACGTTTTTGGGGGGTCATGGTTTTTGTCAGGAAGTGGTACAAACTCGGTTTGGGTCTACAACCCCACAGTCGACACGTGGAACACAAGCAAGACGCCCATGCCCACAGAGAGATATGGGATGGACGCAAATGCCGTGGACGGAAAAATCTACCTCATGGGCGGCACATCAAACGAGGCAATCAGAATAAACAACGGCTTAACATACGAAGTCACCAACACAACGCAGGTATATGATGTAGCCACAGACACATGGATCACAAAGGCGCCAATGCCGACCCCTGTTACAGATTACGCTTCGGCAGTAGTTGACGGCAAGATATACATAATTGGCGGATTAACGCGGGCAGCCAACAGCACCAAACTGAGCCTTGTTAACGTGACTCAAATCTACGACGCCAAAACCGACACTTGGCAGTTAGGAGCGCCGATTCCGAACGCGGTGAGCGGGTTAAGCGCCGCAGCTACGTCGAGTGTTATGGTGCCCAAAAGAATCTACGTTGTGGGCAAAGGATTCAACCAAGTCTACGACCCCGCAGAGGACAACTGGACGCTGGCTACGCCCATGCAGAGGACTAACCGCATGGAGAACTTTGCCGACGTAGTCGTCACATGCGTAGATGACCAGTTGTACGCTGTAGGGGGCGTCTTCAAAGGCGAAAACGGAACGTACTACTCCGTAAATGACCAATACACACCCATAGGTTATAGTGGAACGGGTTCAAGTCCACTCGTGTCGACGTCAAAGCCAAGCGAGGCTTCAGTTTTAGCATCACCAAACCCGAGTTTAGCGGCATCACCATCTCCGACAGTTCCTGAATTCAGCCCTCTCGCCGTGTTGATTGTGGCAGCCGCAGTAGGAAGTGCAGCGTTTGCTCTAAGGAGGGGGCAACATTGA
- a CDS encoding dihydrofolate reductase family protein, which produces MLPKVIIHNSISLDGSLVNFVPNMELHYTVAARFKPDAYLVGSNTVKVGIQMYENGVPAEEEKDFSKPNRDKALVYWFVPDSGGTLKGLLHVCRRFEYCKDVIVLVAEQTPCDYIKYLKERNYDFLIAGKTKVDLKRALELIAKKYAAKTVVTDAGRVLSNLLLEQRLASAVSLLIHPSIVGREPCRIFDQISERFDLTLKSNETLNQNYVWLIYAVNGSNPT; this is translated from the coding sequence ATGCTGCCGAAAGTTATCATACATAACTCAATCAGTTTAGACGGGTCGCTGGTAAATTTTGTTCCCAACATGGAGCTACACTATACAGTTGCTGCCCGGTTCAAACCAGATGCTTATCTCGTGGGGTCAAACACAGTCAAAGTTGGCATCCAAATGTATGAAAACGGCGTTCCTGCTGAAGAAGAAAAAGATTTCTCAAAGCCAAACCGTGACAAAGCGTTGGTTTACTGGTTTGTTCCTGATTCAGGTGGAACCCTAAAGGGGTTACTTCATGTGTGCAGGCGGTTTGAATACTGTAAAGATGTAATCGTGTTAGTTGCAGAGCAAACCCCGTGCGACTACATAAAGTACCTTAAAGAAAGAAACTACGATTTCTTGATCGCCGGAAAAACAAAGGTTGACCTCAAAAGGGCACTCGAACTTATTGCCAAAAAATATGCTGCTAAAACTGTGGTGACGGATGCTGGCAGAGTTCTAAGCAACTTGCTGTTGGAGCAGCGATTAGCATCTGCAGTAAGTTTGTTGATTCACCCGTCAATAGTAGGCAGAGAACCCTGCCGCATTTTCGACCAAATCAGTGAAAGATTCGATTTGACCCTGAAAAGCAATGAGACATTAAACCAAAACTACGTTTGGTTGATTTACGCCGTAAATGGCAGTAACCCCACGTGA
- a CDS encoding flavodoxin family protein, with the protein MKVVAFNGSARKDGNTALLLKRVLDVLESEGIETELVQLAGQQIRGCTACRKCFETMNQRCIIEEDNVNLYIQKMAEADGVLLGSPTYFSMMTPELKALIDRAGFVARAQPEILRRKVGAAVVAVRRAGGMPTFDAINHFFFINEMIVPGSSYWNVGVGHKKGEITADEEGMKTMEDLGRNMAWLLKKIKA; encoded by the coding sequence GTGAAAGTTGTAGCTTTTAATGGGAGTGCCCGAAAAGACGGAAACACCGCTTTGCTTCTTAAACGTGTCCTAGATGTTCTTGAATCTGAGGGCATCGAAACCGAGCTGGTGCAGCTTGCGGGACAACAAATCCGCGGCTGTACGGCCTGCAGAAAATGTTTTGAAACAATGAACCAACGCTGCATCATCGAGGAGGACAACGTGAATCTTTACATCCAAAAGATGGCGGAGGCTGACGGTGTGCTTTTGGGTTCGCCGACGTATTTTTCGATGATGACGCCCGAGTTGAAGGCGCTCATTGACCGGGCAGGGTTTGTTGCTCGAGCGCAGCCTGAAATCCTGAGGCGTAAAGTTGGAGCTGCCGTGGTCGCGGTTAGGCGTGCGGGTGGAATGCCCACGTTTGATGCGATAAACCATTTCTTCTTCATTAACGAGATGATTGTTCCAGGTTCGTCTTATTGGAATGTTGGGGTTGGACATAAAAAAGGCGAAATCACTGCGGATGAGGAAGGCATGAAAACCATGGAGGATTTGGGCAGAAACATGGCGTGGCTTCTTAAGAAAATAAAAGCCTAA
- a CDS encoding metallophosphoesterase family protein has protein sequence MAFDQTPLPTNLPKSRTVKTLGLISDTHIPSRAKALPNAVFRVFANVDYIIHAGDIVELSVIDELEKIAPVLAVHGNMDGPQIQSVFPKVNSLKVADWKIGVTHDPGGFQGLCKMRELANQNGFDVVVFGHTHMSKVRWEGQTLFINPGSPTNPEPPFLCKPTVGILKLTADSIIPEILEVT, from the coding sequence ATGGCGTTTGACCAAACACCGCTTCCCACAAACCTGCCAAAATCAAGAACAGTGAAAACCCTAGGTCTAATCAGTGACACACATATTCCCTCTCGCGCCAAAGCCCTTCCCAACGCGGTTTTCAGGGTTTTTGCAAACGTAGACTACATTATTCACGCTGGCGACATTGTCGAACTAAGCGTTATTGACGAACTGGAAAAAATCGCACCTGTGCTGGCAGTTCATGGAAACATGGATGGACCCCAAATTCAGAGTGTTTTTCCCAAAGTTAATTCCCTAAAAGTTGCAGATTGGAAAATCGGCGTCACCCATGACCCAGGTGGCTTTCAGGGTTTATGTAAGATGCGGGAACTTGCAAACCAAAACGGTTTTGATGTCGTGGTCTTTGGGCACACGCATATGTCTAAAGTGCGTTGGGAAGGTCAAACCCTCTTCATTAACCCCGGCAGCCCTACAAACCCTGAACCGCCTTTTCTGTGTAAACCTACGGTTGGCATTCTTAAGCTGACTGCCGATTCTATAATTCCTGAGATACTTGAAGTGACCTAA
- a CDS encoding YkgJ family cysteine cluster protein produces MRCNRCGVCCQETDMLLCSADIARLEKQGYSKASFVRFDQEGYALLRNRQGHCVFYNPQACRCDVYASRPFGCRVYPVILDEGNRVIVDAICHAQETISEEEKARRGEVVRKLLEQIDEEAARRRKVNSF; encoded by the coding sequence ATGCGCTGTAATAGATGTGGAGTCTGTTGCCAAGAAACCGACATGCTCCTTTGCTCCGCCGACATTGCACGTTTAGAAAAGCAGGGCTACAGCAAGGCTTCATTTGTACGGTTCGACCAAGAAGGTTACGCCCTTCTACGAAACCGTCAAGGGCACTGTGTCTTTTATAACCCTCAAGCGTGTCGCTGTGACGTTTACGCTTCTCGTCCTTTTGGCTGCCGCGTTTACCCCGTAATTTTGGATGAAGGAAATCGTGTGATTGTGGACGCTATTTGTCATGCTCAGGAGACGATTTCGGAAGAGGAAAAAGCTCGGCGTGGTGAAGTGGTGCGCAAACTCTTAGAACAAATCGATGAAGAAGCGGCAAGACGCAGAAAAGTTAATTCATTTTAA
- a CDS encoding helix-turn-helix domain-containing protein encodes MKDHWSKPYHVVLEVENRQCAIAKRLAPLGLKHVKVSDIRSSNPASVKHLIELDPAEIRQLPNPPAELKAAAHQGEGKASIWMESEGCGVCHTILSSDAFLVSGKSIEGYTIMYSFMVPSFEAFQKIMSNLQAAGLEVRVLKMGKFEPKAGVLTEKQERIFWLALKGGFFEYPRRIDTAELAAKLGISPSTLSEITRRGMRRLLESYFKSET; translated from the coding sequence ATGAAGGACCATTGGAGCAAACCCTACCATGTCGTGTTGGAAGTGGAGAACCGCCAATGCGCCATAGCTAAACGCCTCGCGCCGTTGGGGCTAAAGCACGTTAAAGTCTCAGATATCCGTAGCTCCAACCCTGCCTCAGTCAAGCACCTCATCGAACTGGACCCCGCCGAAATACGGCAACTCCCCAACCCGCCCGCCGAACTCAAAGCTGCTGCCCACCAAGGCGAAGGCAAAGCATCCATCTGGATGGAAAGCGAAGGCTGCGGCGTCTGCCACACCATCCTATCCAGCGACGCCTTCTTAGTGTCGGGCAAAAGCATTGAAGGCTACACCATCATGTACAGCTTCATGGTGCCCAGCTTTGAAGCCTTCCAAAAAATCATGTCCAACCTACAGGCGGCAGGGCTTGAAGTGCGGGTTCTCAAAATGGGCAAATTCGAACCCAAAGCGGGCGTGTTGACCGAGAAACAGGAACGTATCTTCTGGTTGGCTTTGAAGGGCGGCTTTTTTGAGTACCCACGCAGAATTGACACCGCTGAACTTGCCGCTAAGCTGGGCATTAGTCCGTCAACGCTTTCTGAGATTACTCGGCGGGGCATGCGGCGCCTTTTGGAGAGCTACTTTAAGAGTGAAACCTGA